AACAAATAATTTAGAATCCAAAGAAATTGATAATATTTTAATTAATGACTATGGTTATACTGAAGAAATATTAATACAGATGGCTGCAAATAATTTATTTAATGTGATTGATAAAACAAAACAAAAATATCTTATTCTTGTTGGTCCAGGTAATAATGGTGCAGATGGATTAGCATTAGCAATATTATTGCATTCTATTGGAAAAAAAGTATATATTTGGTGTTTAAAAAATCAAAGTATTTATTATACTATATGCAAAAATTTAAAGTTAGAATTTATAGATGAAATAAAAAATATAGATATTGTTATAGATGCCTTATTTGGTATAGGAGTGCAAGGTAAAATATCAGATGAATATCAAAATATCATTGATATTATTAATAGCAATAAAGAAAATGGATATAAGATAATATCTATTGATATGGTAAGTTCAAATTTACAAGCTGATTTAGTATATATGCTTTCATCATATAAAGAAGCTTTACTATATTCAAATCTAGAAGTTAAACTGTGTAAAATAGGTGTAAATCCTAGCATTTATTCAAAATCTAGTAATAAATTTTTAATAGATAAAGAAGATATAAAAAAAATAAAAAAAGAAAAAAATATTTTTTCAAATAAAAGTGATTTTGGTAGAGTGAAAATTTACGCAAAAAAAGGAGCAGCTTTATTAGCAACATTAGCTTCAAAAAAATGTGGGGCGGGTTATACTTATCTTGTTAGTGATGAAATGACTAAAAATGCTAATTTAATTGTTAATCCTGAATGCATAAATTTAGATAGTAATAGGGGAATAGATGCTATAGTTATCGGACCTAATAATGGCGTTGAATTCGACTATAAATCAATAATTTTAGCGAATTTAGATAAAAATATAGTTATAGATGCAGATGCACTAACATATTTGTCAAATAATAAAGAAGTATTGAATATTCTTAACGAAAAATGTGTTTTAACACCTCATCCACTTGAATTTGCAAGATTGTGTGGAGGAAGTTTAGATAAAATATTAGATGATCCTTTTAAAATGCTTGAAAAATTTTATAATAAAACAAAATTTAAAGGTACTATAGTATATAAATCAAAAAATAACATAATTACAGATGGTAATAAATTTTATGTAGTAAATATAGGAAATAGTAAAATGGCAAATGCAGGTATGGGAGATTTACTTACAGGAATGATAGCTTCATATCTTGCGCAAGGATATGAGTGTGTAAATGCGTGTATATATGCAACATATAAGCAAGCAGAAACTGCTATGAAATTAAACTATAAGGATGTAATTAACCCAACGGATATAATAAAAGAAATATAAATTTTAAAATGTAAACATTAATTTGTTTACATTTTTTTGTTGAAAAGTTGAAAACTTTTAATTTGTACAACACCATAGTACATTGAAAATTGTTGTTTTTTTCAATAAACAAAAATGTTTTCAACAAATAATAAACAAAAGGTAAATAAAAAACTACCAACTATTTAAGGTAGCTTGAAAGATGTTTTTTCTAGCTAAATAGGTCGCCTTGGGAGATAGCAAAAACTATGATTATATGTTGTAATAACGTTGAAATGAGAAATACACTAGAACAAATGAAAAAACGAAAATAACGAAAATTTTGCAAAGGCACTAATTAGTTTTGAAAAAGGAATCAATGATAAAGCAGTTGCTCATCTTACGGAGATAAGGTAGATATTCCAAAGGATTTTAAGCAAGGTAATTTTGTAAAGCTTTTTGGTCAGGTAAGAACATCCATTGATGATAATGGAAAGGAACATACTAATGTTAGAATTCTATCGTCTAAGCTTTTAAAAGAAAAGGAACAGATGAAGAACCAAGAAAAAAAAGAAATATAAGGCTGAAGAGAAAGCAAAACCTATGTAGAAGAAAGAAGCTTCAAAGGAAACGGATAGATAGAATATGTCGGTGTGGTATTCTGGCTACAATGATTATTTTTTTATTATAAAATCAGTTCGAGAAAAAAGAAGATAATACTACTAAAAGTTCTATTGTTATGTTATAATAGAAACGATGTGATGTTAAGATGGATAAGACTGGAGGATAATCATGTCTAAACTAAGCTATAAAAAATTATTTAAGAAATTAATAGATATAGAAATGAAAAACACTGAGCTTATGGAAAAAGCAAAAGTAAGTAAAAGTACATTCTACAAAATAAAAAATGGTGAAAATGTTACTACTGATGTATTGCTAAGGATATGTGATGTGTTGGAATGTGATATTTCGGAAATTGTAGAGTGTGTAGAATGATAAATATAAGTTTCTATGAAGTATAAATATTTTAATATCATAGAATTTTGAAAGGAACTATTTAAAATGAAGAAATTAAAACGCCACAAAAAAGTAAGAGTTTTTGAGGGCTTTGCTGGATATGGTGGGGCAAGTTATGGATTAGAGAGAGCGGGAATAAATTATGAAGTAGTTGGATATTCTGAATTTGATAAATTTGCATCCGAACTTTATGATGCAAATCATAAGGACAAAAAAGGTAATAAAATAAAAAATTGGGGTGATATAACGGAAATAAATCCAAATGAATTACCTGACTTCGATTTATTTACTGGGGGATTTCCGTGTCAGCCATTTTCGTCTGTTGGACTGCAGCATGGGGAAAAAGATAGATATGGTAGAGGAACTTTAATGTATGACATAATAAGAATTTGTGAAATAAAAAAACCAGAATATATTCTTTTAGAAAATGTTAAAGGTCTTGCTACTAAAAGATTTAAAAATACTTTTGATACATTGAAACTCGAGCTTAAAAATTTGGGATATGGGGACTTGCGTTACGCTGTATTAAACACAAAAGATTATGGGGTTCCTCAAAACAGGGAACGTTTATGGATGTTTGCAAAAATGGGAGGATTACCAGAAGATTTTTCTATGGAGCCACCTAAAGTAGAGAATGATTTGAGATTAAAAGACTTTGTTGATAAGGATCCAGATAAATTTCTATATTTGACGGAAAAGCAAATTAAAAGAATTAAAGATTTTTATGGAATTGAGTCATTTATTGTAGATGAGGTATCTTGCTTTGATCTTTATAATAAAAAGATTAGAGATGATGGTATAAGCATTACAATTTTAGCACCTGAACATAATAAGATGAGACTTGTTGAACCTTGTGAAATAAATGGTAAAGAAGTGGTTAGAAAATATTCAGTACAGGAACAATTTAGGTTAATGGGATTCCATGATGGAGAAGTTGATTTTATTGATCAATCATATACGCAACTATCTAAACGTGCAGCAAATGGTTGGGATGTAAATCTTGTAGGAATATTATTGAATCATATATGGAGGCAATTATTATGAAAATTGATTTTGGAACTCTAGCATTCGGATTTCATATTAAATCTGGAGGAGGAACACCTAACTGGGCAACATCATTGGGACAAGGTAAAGAATATAAGATAAATGATACTCCAACAATAAATGAAGTTGTAAAAGGTGTATTATATTCATCGGTTTCATTATCTAGTGTTAAAACTAAGATTGGAAAAGGTGGGAGATTAGTACAAGGGGGTGATGTGGACTCTCCAATTATAATGGCAGGCGTGTTTTCTAAAGTTTATATTAATGATATACAAATAGTAAATCAGAAATATATATTATTGATAACTAGAGACACATCTAAATCTCATGCTGGAAGATTAAGGTTGAAATATGGACCAAGCAATACCTACGAAGAAAAGGATATTGTATACACTAACGAAATGTTTATAAAGGAAGCCCAGAAACAACTTGGTATGTCCGAAACTGCGTGTTGGTTCGTATATGATATAGAAATAAGAAATCAAGATGAACTCATATTAAATGCAGTAATTGTTGATGAAAAAAATGAAATAGAATATGAGAATAGCACAGAAATTCACAAGGCGTGGAGTGAATTAATTCCATTAGACTACGAAACCAAGGATAGCAATTTATTACCTAATACTATTGATACTTCTTATGAGGATATGGATTGCATAAAGTTGAATTATAACATTCAAAATATATACTTTGGAGCACCTGGAACAGGAAAAAGTTATGGAGTGGATAAGTTAATAAGAAATTGCTATCCGGACATTGAGAATAAAAATAATCCATTTGTTTTTAAAACAACCATTTATTCAGATTATTCATATTACAATTTCATAGGAGATATTATGCCAACATCAAAAAATGGTGAAATTGGATATGAGTTTAAGGCTGGGATTTTTTCGCAAGCACTTGCTAGGGCATTTGAGTATAGTGATAAAGAAATATTTTTAATTGTTGAAGAAATGTCAAGAGGTAATATTGCAAGTATATTTGGAGATATTTTTCAATTATTAGATAGAGATGAGAACGGAGTCAGTGAATACTCTATTAATAATGACTTAATAATTCAATATTTTGATGAAAAAGGCATTAATATTGGTAAAAAAATATACTTACCAAGGAATTTTCATATTATAGGTACAGTTAATACAAGTGATCAGAACGTAAATGTAATAGATACAGCGTTTAAAAGAAGATTTGAATTTTTATATGTTGATGTAAGCCCTATATCTGATGAAAATGGAAAATTCATGAATGGATATACATTTACTCTTACTGATAAAGAATTTGAATGGAATAAATTATATATGTCATTGAATGAGCTTATAACTACAAAACTAGAACTTAGTGAAGATAAGCAAATCGGACAGTTCTTTATTAAATTCAAAAATTATAGTAATGAGGAACACAAATTTGCTGCAATACAAAATAAACTATTGCATTATTTATGGGATGATG
The window above is part of the Sneathia sanguinegens genome. Proteins encoded here:
- a CDS encoding AAA family ATPase: MKIDFGTLAFGFHIKSGGGTPNWATSLGQGKEYKINDTPTINEVVKGVLYSSVSLSSVKTKIGKGGRLVQGGDVDSPIIMAGVFSKVYINDIQIVNQKYILLITRDTSKSHAGRLRLKYGPSNTYEEKDIVYTNEMFIKEAQKQLGMSETACWFVYDIEIRNQDELILNAVIVDEKNEIEYENSTEIHKAWSELIPLDYETKDSNLLPNTIDTSYEDMDCIKLNYNIQNIYFGAPGTGKSYGVDKLIRNCYPDIENKNNPFVFKTTIYSDYSYYNFIGDIMPTSKNGEIGYEFKAGIFSQALARAFEYSDKEIFLIVEEMSRGNIASIFGDIFQLLDRDENGVSEYSINNDLIIQYFDEKGINIGKKIYLPRNFHIIGTVNTSDQNVNVIDTAFKRRFEFLYVDVSPISDENGKFMNGYTFTLTDKEFEWNKLYMSLNELITTKLELSEDKQIGQFFIKFKNYSNEEHKFAAIQNKLLHYLWDDVQGAVISDEYTIFNKEYKTFSSLYKDFGNKVNVFSKELLYLYDKQ
- a CDS encoding bifunctional ADP-dependent NAD(P)H-hydrate dehydratase/NAD(P)H-hydrate epimerase — encoded protein: MINITNNLESKEIDNILINDYGYTEEILIQMAANNLFNVIDKTKQKYLILVGPGNNGADGLALAILLHSIGKKVYIWCLKNQSIYYTICKNLKLEFIDEIKNIDIVIDALFGIGVQGKISDEYQNIIDIINSNKENGYKIISIDMVSSNLQADLVYMLSSYKEALLYSNLEVKLCKIGVNPSIYSKSSNKFLIDKEDIKKIKKEKNIFSNKSDFGRVKIYAKKGAALLATLASKKCGAGYTYLVSDEMTKNANLIVNPECINLDSNRGIDAIVIGPNNGVEFDYKSIILANLDKNIVIDADALTYLSNNKEVLNILNEKCVLTPHPLEFARLCGGSLDKILDDPFKMLEKFYNKTKFKGTIVYKSKNNIITDGNKFYVVNIGNSKMANAGMGDLLTGMIASYLAQGYECVNACIYATYKQAETAMKLNYKDVINPTDIIKEI
- a CDS encoding helix-turn-helix domain-containing protein gives rise to the protein MSKLSYKKLFKKLIDIEMKNTELMEKAKVSKSTFYKIKNGENVTTDVLLRICDVLECDISEIVECVE
- the dcm gene encoding DNA (cytosine-5-)-methyltransferase, which translates into the protein MKKLKRHKKVRVFEGFAGYGGASYGLERAGINYEVVGYSEFDKFASELYDANHKDKKGNKIKNWGDITEINPNELPDFDLFTGGFPCQPFSSVGLQHGEKDRYGRGTLMYDIIRICEIKKPEYILLENVKGLATKRFKNTFDTLKLELKNLGYGDLRYAVLNTKDYGVPQNRERLWMFAKMGGLPEDFSMEPPKVENDLRLKDFVDKDPDKFLYLTEKQIKRIKDFYGIESFIVDEVSCFDLYNKKIRDDGISITILAPEHNKMRLVEPCEINGKEVVRKYSVQEQFRLMGFHDGEVDFIDQSYTQLSKRAANGWDVNLVGILLNHIWRQLL